From one Lycium ferocissimum isolate CSIRO_LF1 chromosome 7, AGI_CSIRO_Lferr_CH_V1, whole genome shotgun sequence genomic stretch:
- the LOC132064063 gene encoding 3-phosphoshikimate 1-carboxyvinyltransferase 1, chloroplastic: MAQISSMAQGIQTPNLNSNLPKAQKGHLFSHSLFFGSKKVTQNSAKSLRVSKKDSGLRVKGSPFRICASVATAQKPDEIVLQPIKDISGTVKLPGSKSLSNRILLLAALSEGRTIVDNLLSSEDIHYMLGALKTLGLNVEDDSGNQRAIVEGCGGQFPVGKNSEEEIQLFLGNAGTAMRPLTAAVTVAGGHSRYVLDGIPRMRERPISDLVDGLKQLGAEVDCFLGTKCPPVRIVSKGGLPGGKVKLSGSISSQYLTALLMAAPLALGDVEIEIIDKLISVPYVEMTLKLMERFGVFVEHTSSWDRFLVKGGQNYKSPGKAYVEGDASSASYFLGGAAVTGGTVTVEGCGTSSLQGDVKFAEVLEKMGAEVTWTENSVTVKGPPRNSSGMKHLRAIDVNMNKMPDVAMTLAVVALFADGPTTIRDVASWRVKETERMIAICTELRKLGATVVEGSDYCIITPPEKLNITEIDTYDDHRMAMAFSLAACADVPVTIKDPGCTRKTFPTYFDVLQQYSKH, from the exons ATGGCACAGATTAGCAGTATGGCACAAGGGATACAAACCCCTAATCTCAATTCCAATCTTCCCAAAGCCCAAAAGGGTCATcttttttcacattctttattctttggatcaaagaaAGTAACCCAAAATTCAGCAAAATCTTTAAGGGTGTCTAAAAAAGATTCAGGTTTGAGGGTAAAGGGGTCACCTTTTAGGATTTGTGCATCAGTGGCCACTGCACAGAAGCCTGATGAGATTGTGTTGCAACCCATTAAAGACATATCTGGCACTGTTAAGTTGCCTGGTTCTAAATCCCTTTCTAATCGTATTCTCCTTCTTGCTGCCCTTTCTGAG GGAAGGACTATTGTTGACAATTTACTGAGTAGTGAGGACATTCATTACATGCTTGGTGCATTGAAAACACTTGGACTTAATGTAGAAGATGACAGTGGAAATCAACGAGCAATTGTGGAAGGTTGTGGTGGGCAGTTTCCTGTCGGCAAAAACTCTGAGGAAGAAATCCAGCTATTCCTTGGAAATGCAGGAACAGCAATGCGGCCATTGACAGCAGCAGTTACCGTAGCTGGTGGACATTCAAG GTACGTACTTGATGGAATTCCTAGGATGAGAGAGAGACCAATTAGCGATTTGGTTGATGGTCTTAAGCAGCTTGGCGCAGAGGTCGATTGTTTCCTTGGTACGAAATGTCCCCCCGTTCGAATAGTCAGCAAAGGAGGTCTTCCGGGAGGGAAG GTAAAGCTCTCTGGATCTATCAGCAGCCAATACTTGACTGCTCTGCTTATGGCTGCTCCGTTGGCTCTAGGAGATGTGGAGATTGAAATAATTGACAAACTGATTTCTGTACCTTATGTTGAAATGACACTGAAGTTGATGGAGCGATTTGGTGTCTTTGTGGAGCACACTAGTAGCTGGGATAGATTCTTGGTAAAAGGAGGTCAGAATTACAA GTCTCCTGGGAAAGCATATGTGGAAGGAGATGCCTCAAGTGCTAGCTATTTTTTGGGGGGTGCAGCTGTCACTGGTGGAACCGTCACTGTTGAAGGTTGTGGAACAAGCAGTTTACAG GGGGATGTTAAGTTTGCTGAGGTCCTCGAGAAGATGGGGGCAGAAGTTACGTGGACAGAGAACAGTGTCACGGTTAAAGGACCTCCAAGGAACTCTTCTGGAATGAAGCATTTACGTGCCATTGACGTGAACATGAACAAAATGCCAGATGTTGCCATGACTCTTGCTGTAGTTGCACTTTTTGCTGATGGTCCTACTACCATAAGAGACG TTGCCAGCTGGAGAGTTAAGGAAACTGAGCGGATGATTGCTATATGCACAGAACTTAGGAAG TTGGGTGCAACAGTTGTAGAAGGGTCAGACTACTGCATAATCACCCCACCAGAAAAGCTAAACATAACGGAAATTGATACATATGATGATCACAGAATGGCCATGGCTTTCTCTCTTGCTGCTTGTGCAGATGTTCCAGTCACCATTAAGGACCCCGGCTGTACTCGCAAAACCTTCCCCACCTATTTTGACGTTCTCCAGCAGTACTCCAAGCACTAA